From one Gallionella capsiferriformans ES-2 genomic stretch:
- a CDS encoding cyanophycin metabolism-associated DUF1854 family protein has product MNSFQLIRNAAGQLVLTRNGESHAGVVPVRAFPIAAPDECISLMGIEGHEHVWIEKLTDVSGDIQTLIREELAHREFTPVIRRICSVSSFATPSSWQVETDRGDTELLLKAEDHIRRLSASALLITDGHGVSFLIRNTENLDAHSRKLLDRFL; this is encoded by the coding sequence ATGAACAGCTTCCAGTTAATACGCAACGCAGCAGGTCAGCTGGTGCTCACCCGGAACGGCGAAAGTCATGCTGGCGTCGTACCCGTACGCGCCTTCCCCATCGCAGCCCCCGACGAGTGCATCTCGCTGATGGGCATAGAAGGCCATGAACACGTCTGGATAGAAAAACTCACCGATGTATCAGGCGACATCCAAACCTTGATACGGGAGGAATTGGCGCACCGGGAATTCACGCCCGTAATACGCCGCATCTGCAGCGTATCGAGCTTTGCCACCCCAAGCAGCTGGCAGGTTGAAACGGATCGCGGCGACACGGAACTGTTGCTCAAAGCCGAAGATCATATCCGCCGGCTATCCGCCAGTGCGCTGCTGATCACCGATGGTCACGGCGTGTCATTCCTGATCCGCAATACCGAAAATCTGGATGCGCATAGCCGAAAGCTGCTGGACAGATTTCTGTAG
- a CDS encoding HDOD domain-containing protein, translating into MTQTLHDTSPSAVDNLIERSILDVGIPPCPLILDRFMNEARLEEPDFNRLASIIGSDVGLSAGLIKTANSPYFGLRQRVRSVNEALTILGLKPASRAVAGIILRKAFPNVPNMERFWDASARIAYLSGWLAQHLNIRGLRAEDTYTFGLFRDCGIPVLLGRFPQYEKILNEANASTEQSFTEIENNGLSTNHAMIGCILAQSWWLPEEICLAIRNHHDLTALESLSSQIPLLSRRLIATAQLAEHIVQKQLGLSMTHEWSKLGDVSLRILELDEAQLNTLYSEAESVVNSEL; encoded by the coding sequence ATGACGCAAACCCTGCACGATACCTCCCCGTCAGCCGTTGACAACCTGATCGAACGTTCCATACTCGACGTCGGCATCCCCCCCTGCCCGCTGATCTTGGATCGTTTTATGAATGAGGCGCGTCTGGAGGAACCTGACTTTAACCGGCTGGCCAGTATTATCGGCAGCGATGTCGGCCTGTCAGCCGGACTGATCAAAACAGCCAACTCGCCCTACTTCGGTTTGCGTCAACGCGTGCGATCCGTCAATGAAGCGCTCACCATACTGGGACTCAAACCAGCCAGTCGTGCGGTAGCAGGCATTATTCTGCGCAAGGCTTTTCCTAACGTGCCGAATATGGAGCGTTTCTGGGACGCCTCCGCCCGTATTGCATATTTGTCAGGCTGGCTAGCCCAACACTTAAATATCCGCGGCCTGCGCGCTGAAGACACCTATACCTTCGGCCTGTTCCGCGACTGCGGCATCCCGGTGTTGCTCGGACGTTTCCCGCAGTATGAAAAAATTCTCAATGAAGCCAATGCAAGCACGGAACAAAGCTTTACCGAAATCGAAAATAACGGCCTGTCCACCAACCACGCGATGATCGGTTGCATACTCGCGCAAAGCTGGTGGCTGCCTGAGGAGATTTGTCTGGCGATACGCAATCACCATGACCTCACTGCGTTAGAATCGCTGAGTTCTCAAATCCCGCTACTCAGCCGCAGACTGATTGCCACCGCACAACTGGCCGAGCACATCGTGCAAAAGCAGCTCGGCCTTAGCATGACGCACGAATGGAGCAAGCTGGGGGATGTCAGCCTGCGTATTTTAGAACTTGACGAGGCACAGCTTAATACACTGTATTCTGAGGCGGAATCCGTTGTTAACAGCGAGCTTTAA
- a CDS encoding putative bifunctional diguanylate cyclase/phosphodiesterase — translation MNSTDPLTGLLGRFGCLAAAGRFAATSQSQPYAAIWIDLDRFKRINESFGHPGGDEVIKDLAVRLRNRASGRAEIARMGGDEFVFLVPRCNRTSAENFARELASTISEIINIGNLTLCPTASIGIAICDTDESSLALLERADRAMYAAKDKGGNCIVFSGDEPIPGRLGITLAREEISIESMLHDALETGGLCLHYQPIILANGKIEAVEALMRCTVNGINLPPGKFIPVAEKTGLIVRLGEWSLLQGALQARQLQDAGYHTKVAINVSRAQLVSSKFTQALHAALICSNVKPELIELELTESLFMDISDTVQNNLKNAIAAGVSLSIDDFGTGYSCLANLKDIPAKKLKLDRAFVTVLPEDRRALAVVRAMTQLGHELGMTVVAEGCEHQKEIDALFDAGVDAIQGFFYAKPMPEEALLHWLQNRNTQ, via the coding sequence ATGAATAGCACAGACCCACTCACAGGACTTCTGGGGCGCTTCGGCTGCTTAGCGGCGGCAGGACGATTTGCCGCGACATCACAATCCCAGCCTTACGCGGCTATCTGGATTGATCTGGACCGTTTCAAACGCATCAATGAATCCTTCGGACACCCCGGAGGCGACGAAGTGATCAAGGATCTCGCTGTCCGGCTGCGCAATCGTGCCAGCGGCCGCGCCGAAATTGCCCGCATGGGAGGAGATGAGTTTGTCTTCCTCGTGCCTCGCTGCAACCGGACAAGCGCGGAAAATTTTGCCCGTGAACTTGCCAGTACCATCAGTGAAATCATCAATATCGGCAATCTGACACTCTGCCCTACCGCCAGTATCGGCATCGCAATTTGCGACACGGATGAAAGCTCCCTCGCCTTACTCGAGCGCGCAGACCGTGCCATGTATGCGGCCAAGGACAAAGGAGGAAACTGTATCGTTTTTTCCGGCGACGAACCCATTCCGGGCAGACTGGGCATCACGCTGGCGCGAGAAGAAATTTCAATTGAAAGCATGCTGCACGATGCGCTGGAAACGGGTGGTCTGTGCCTGCACTATCAGCCTATCATTCTTGCCAATGGAAAAATTGAAGCCGTCGAAGCTTTAATGCGCTGCACCGTTAACGGCATCAACCTGCCGCCGGGAAAATTTATCCCGGTTGCCGAAAAGACCGGACTGATCGTCCGACTCGGCGAATGGAGTTTATTGCAAGGCGCATTGCAAGCGCGCCAGCTTCAGGATGCCGGATATCACACCAAGGTGGCCATCAACGTCTCACGCGCTCAACTCGTTTCTTCCAAGTTCACGCAGGCGCTGCATGCGGCGCTGATCTGCTCCAACGTAAAACCGGAATTGATCGAACTGGAGCTGACCGAATCGCTGTTCATGGACATCTCCGATACGGTGCAGAACAATCTTAAAAATGCCATTGCTGCGGGCGTGAGTTTATCGATTGACGATTTCGGCACGGGCTATTCATGCCTGGCTAACCTGAAAGACATTCCGGCCAAAAAACTCAAACTCGATCGCGCTTTCGTGACGGTACTGCCGGAAGATCGCCGCGCCCTTGCCGTGGTCCGTGCGATGACGCAACTCGGGCACGAACTGGGAATGACGGTGGTCGCCGAAGGCTGTGAACACCAGAAGGAAATCGACGCCTTGTTCGATGCAGGCGTCGATGCAATCCAGGGATTTTTCTACGCAAAACCGATGCCCGAAGAAGCCCTGCTTCACTGGCTTCAGAACAGGAATACACAATGA
- the gltX gene encoding glutamate--tRNA ligase, whose translation MTTRTRFAPSPTGYLHIGGARTALFSWAYARKLGGTFILRIEDTDLERSSQASVQAILDGMSWLNLDYDEGPFYQMQRMDRYKEVLAGLIAQGHAYYCYTTPDELEAMREAMRARGEKPRYDGCWRPEAGKVLPVPPEGVKPVVRFKNPLTGVAAWDDMVKGRIVFENSELDDLIIARPDGTPTYNFCVVVDDLDMGITQVIRGDDHVNNTPRQINILKALGATLPQYAHVPMILGSDGERLSKRHGAVSVMQYAEDGFLPEALINYLTRLGWSHGDEEVFSVEQFVEWFDLEHISKSAAQFNPEKLRWLNQHYIKLADNTRLAELVGGHLLARGIVASNAPKLEDVIALYKGRVATLLELADEAEVFYADVHPDQALLDEQLVEEVKPALRELAERFADVEWQAPALALLIKELLAKHTLKMPKLAMPLRVMLVGQTHTPSVDAVLALFPRETVLVRMARYL comes from the coding sequence ATGACGACTCGTACCCGTTTTGCTCCCAGTCCAACCGGTTATCTGCATATAGGCGGCGCGCGCACCGCGCTGTTTTCATGGGCCTATGCCAGAAAGCTCGGCGGGACATTCATCTTGCGCATTGAAGATACGGATCTCGAGCGCTCGAGCCAGGCTTCGGTGCAGGCAATTCTGGACGGGATGTCGTGGCTGAACCTGGATTACGATGAGGGTCCTTTTTATCAGATGCAGCGCATGGACCGTTACAAGGAAGTGCTCGCCGGGCTGATCGCACAAGGCCATGCCTATTATTGTTACACCACGCCCGATGAACTCGAAGCCATGCGTGAAGCCATGCGTGCACGCGGCGAGAAGCCTCGCTATGACGGATGCTGGCGTCCTGAGGCGGGCAAGGTGCTGCCGGTGCCGCCGGAGGGTGTGAAGCCCGTGGTACGCTTTAAAAATCCGTTGACGGGCGTTGCCGCCTGGGACGACATGGTCAAGGGGCGGATTGTTTTCGAAAACAGCGAACTGGACGATCTGATCATTGCCCGTCCGGATGGCACGCCGACCTATAATTTCTGTGTGGTGGTAGATGATCTGGATATGGGGATCACGCAGGTAATACGCGGCGATGATCACGTCAATAACACGCCGCGTCAGATCAATATTTTGAAGGCGCTGGGCGCGACCCTGCCGCAGTATGCGCACGTGCCGATGATACTGGGCAGCGATGGCGAGCGGCTGTCGAAGCGCCACGGGGCGGTGAGTGTGATGCAATATGCCGAAGACGGCTTTCTGCCTGAGGCGCTGATCAATTACCTGACGCGTCTGGGCTGGTCGCATGGCGATGAAGAAGTCTTTTCGGTCGAACAATTCGTCGAATGGTTTGATCTGGAGCACATCAGCAAATCGGCGGCACAGTTCAATCCGGAAAAGCTGCGCTGGCTTAATCAGCATTACATCAAGCTGGCGGACAACACCCGTCTGGCGGAGCTGGTAGGCGGGCACCTGCTGGCGCGCGGCATTGTAGCGAGCAATGCGCCGAAACTGGAAGACGTGATCGCGCTCTATAAGGGGCGTGTTGCGACGCTGCTCGAACTGGCGGATGAGGCTGAAGTGTTTTATGCCGATGTGCATCCTGATCAGGCCCTGCTCGATGAACAATTGGTTGAGGAAGTAAAGCCTGCGTTGCGTGAACTGGCCGAACGGTTTGCCGATGTCGAGTGGCAGGCACCGGCGCTGGCGCTGCTGATCAAGGAATTGCTGGCTAAGCATACGCTTAAGATGCCTAAGCTTGCGATGCCTTTGCGCGTGATGCTGGTAGGTCAGACGCATACGCCATCGGTTGACGCCGTGCTGGCGTTGTTTCCGCGCGAGACCGTCTTGGTGCGTATGGCCCGTTATTTATAG
- a CDS encoding type II toxin-antitoxin system VapC family toxin: MKRLYLDTHILIWLYQDGGARLTPQGIRAIDFAEQLLISPMVELELAYLQEISRINCPAATILDCLQRDIGLQTCQQPFAAVIGAALKLDWTRDPFDRIIVAQAAHRESPLLTADQNIAKYYSAAIW, translated from the coding sequence ATGAAACGGCTTTATCTCGACACCCACATTCTGATCTGGCTTTATCAAGATGGCGGGGCGCGCCTGACCCCACAAGGAATCCGCGCGATTGATTTTGCAGAACAACTGCTCATTTCACCCATGGTAGAACTGGAATTGGCCTACCTGCAAGAAATCTCCCGTATCAATTGCCCCGCAGCGACAATTCTCGACTGTTTGCAGCGCGATATTGGCCTGCAAACTTGCCAGCAACCCTTTGCCGCCGTGATCGGCGCAGCACTTAAACTCGACTGGACACGGGACCCGTTTGACCGGATCATCGTCGCCCAAGCCGCACACCGCGAATCCCCCCTACTCACAGCAGACCAAAACATCGCCAAATATTATTCTGCGGCAATCTGGTAG
- a CDS encoding restriction endonuclease-like protein: MPEILTLSTSHFELSVWTKEIDKAQDLLKKTHHARNADLPVTSIRFSPALLLTQPQDAQLAKSQPGLVLPEALFFENKQYTFEFIFSDAVSTRIEPVIIHRLRGIEEVFHYKPCRLSGSVNFGNDIGWFRLGVRYYVNETLIEQYLSFEVLPTKMAMAKDLEKIHSDVDALYPLWRFSLAQKTDQELAKSNKPHERFPLLWLAHFESLRSALESGVQQICRTPHTRLMPYAKNVSAERLRGRLSAKLEERVTGDLRNGEYQHRYQINAKRLSVNTPENQFVKMVLNKSILELMRFKDRVEREDKVPEQGRISVSFLNELSGWKKPLEQLLNRPFFADVGAFEGMSAESLVLQQRAGYAAVYRIWQELKLYLDLFGRHAAVSMKSVAELYEVWCLLEVRGMLLALGFVETATSRALLNNKGLEKTLTDGMGAAFHFSRADGIKIRLAHEPVFSRSKDPAFGKIYSWTTVQKPDIFLEATFANGEKIQWIFDAKYRIAEDKNGVDCAPDDAINQMHRYRDALIHIHQADDGGHEKSRPVLGAFVLYPGWFEEDAGANPYKDAIDSVGIGGFPLLPGQNNKWLQGFLTNCFGILQYENDASKELTYFIPHPDQFFAEDSGRIAQSGTSLSRYTDLTLTAPLGPDRSKVYSEHYCDGSARWYHIPLSTTNKFSVERNAMREVRYCAIAHGDADGRHITHLYPVKSVKLKNRCDLSIEQTGRMDSEKNTKYWLFELGYAQPLPTALIFPVFPHFKFRLTSAADVLTTKSWNDLPARYAQVK; the protein is encoded by the coding sequence ATGCCTGAAATCTTGACACTTTCAACCTCGCACTTTGAATTGTCGGTCTGGACGAAGGAAATAGACAAGGCGCAAGACTTACTGAAGAAAACACACCATGCGCGAAATGCAGACCTGCCAGTTACTTCGATACGCTTTAGTCCTGCCCTGCTGCTTACACAGCCGCAAGATGCGCAATTGGCGAAGTCGCAACCCGGGCTTGTTTTGCCCGAAGCCTTATTCTTTGAAAACAAACAATATACTTTTGAATTCATTTTCAGCGATGCGGTAAGCACTCGCATCGAACCGGTCATTATTCATCGTTTGCGCGGTATAGAAGAGGTTTTTCATTACAAGCCGTGCAGGTTGAGTGGCAGTGTCAATTTCGGCAACGATATCGGATGGTTTCGGCTGGGTGTTCGTTATTACGTGAACGAGACGCTGATCGAACAGTACCTGTCTTTTGAGGTGTTGCCGACCAAGATGGCGATGGCAAAAGACCTTGAAAAAATTCACAGCGATGTAGATGCCTTGTACCCGCTGTGGCGTTTCTCACTGGCGCAAAAAACCGATCAAGAGCTGGCAAAGTCGAATAAGCCGCATGAACGGTTTCCGTTGTTATGGCTGGCGCATTTCGAGTCGTTACGAAGTGCATTGGAAAGCGGCGTGCAACAAATCTGCCGCACGCCCCATACCCGTTTAATGCCTTATGCGAAAAATGTCAGCGCGGAACGGTTACGCGGAAGGCTTTCGGCTAAATTGGAAGAGCGTGTCACCGGAGATTTACGCAACGGTGAATATCAGCACCGCTATCAAATCAATGCAAAGCGTCTTTCGGTGAATACACCGGAAAATCAGTTTGTGAAAATGGTGCTGAACAAAAGTATTTTAGAACTCATGCGTTTTAAGGATCGCGTTGAACGTGAAGATAAAGTGCCTGAACAGGGACGTATTTCCGTCTCGTTTTTGAACGAATTAAGCGGCTGGAAAAAACCGCTGGAACAATTATTGAATCGCCCTTTCTTTGCTGACGTGGGCGCGTTTGAAGGCATGAGCGCAGAGTCACTGGTATTGCAGCAGCGCGCAGGTTATGCCGCCGTGTATAGAATCTGGCAGGAACTTAAACTTTACCTGGATTTGTTCGGCCGGCACGCAGCCGTTTCTATGAAGTCCGTCGCGGAACTGTATGAAGTCTGGTGCTTACTGGAAGTACGGGGAATGCTGCTTGCGCTAGGATTTGTCGAGACTGCAACCAGCCGGGCACTGCTCAATAACAAAGGTCTGGAGAAGACGCTGACCGATGGTATGGGCGCAGCATTTCATTTCTCAAGAGCTGACGGCATCAAAATCAGACTGGCACACGAACCCGTATTTTCGCGCAGCAAAGACCCCGCTTTCGGCAAAATTTATTCCTGGACGACGGTACAAAAACCCGATATTTTTCTTGAAGCTACGTTTGCTAACGGCGAAAAAATTCAGTGGATATTCGATGCAAAATACCGCATCGCAGAAGATAAAAACGGCGTAGATTGCGCACCGGACGATGCGATTAATCAAATGCACCGCTATCGTGATGCGCTGATACATATTCATCAGGCCGATGACGGCGGGCATGAGAAAAGCCGCCCGGTTCTGGGGGCCTTTGTGCTGTATCCCGGCTGGTTTGAGGAGGATGCAGGTGCCAATCCGTATAAGGATGCCATCGACTCTGTGGGAATTGGCGGCTTTCCACTGTTACCGGGGCAAAATAACAAATGGTTGCAGGGATTCCTAACCAACTGTTTTGGAATCTTACAATACGAAAATGATGCATCGAAGGAATTAACCTATTTCATTCCTCATCCGGATCAGTTTTTTGCGGAAGACTCAGGGCGCATTGCACAGTCCGGCACTTCTCTTTCCCGCTACACGGATTTGACCTTGACAGCGCCATTGGGTCCGGATCGAAGCAAAGTCTATTCAGAGCACTATTGTGACGGAAGTGCGCGCTGGTATCACATCCCTCTCAGTACAACCAATAAGTTCTCCGTCGAACGAAATGCAATGCGTGAAGTTCGTTATTGCGCAATCGCGCACGGCGATGCTGACGGGAGACACATTACACATTTGTATCCGGTTAAATCGGTGAAATTAAAAAACCGCTGTGATTTGAGTATTGAACAAACCGGCAGGATGGACAGTGAGAAGAATACTAAATATTGGCTGTTTGAATTGGGCTATGCACAGCCACTGCCGACAGCTTTAATTTTTCCTGTGTTCCCGCATTTCAAATTCAGGCTGACCAGTGCGGCCGATGTACTCACTACTAAGAGCTGGAATGATTTACCCGCGCGGTATGCACAGGTCAAGTAG
- a CDS encoding MrcB family domain-containing protein: MLREILKRILTEWPKATTEPFTNHPLAHAIRQELRDEVISIIDEKYPNYIVSGSAGAGNWANVPWLSILNPEITKTTQDGIYPGYLFRPDGLGVYLSIGRGSTNPQKLYGKVQADKQADLIVSKIREKMPELSKWGQQQVELGASTSLGKSYEKANIAARFYKLNSLPSNDELKVDLLDSMKFYDEIEPIWRAAQNHDELNSSTLALKKIGTPIPKPFLLLAGISGTGKTRFVREQAAVHRNGNLTNYCLISVRPDWHEPSDLLGYVSRIGSNGSARYVVTELLRFVVRAWLDAVALEDASDAKLPCISPEEMTPYWLCLDEMNLAPVEQYFADYLSVVETRKWDAGCYTCDPLLKGATIKQLDDDGRSALRKELNIEDPQYDGLWAYFLEKGVPLPPNLIVAGTVNMDETTHGFSRKVIDRAFTIDFGVFYPNDFAEFFDEDKISQAKTLSFPLISKASRADLAEVEADKGGENSIQFLAAINKVLSGSPFELAYRALNELLLAVVCFNPKDDAGLYAVWDDFLMSKVLPRIDGDAEKLNSNGTVSLLTRLQDEISTQFKDKKADRPDLLREKSGGECTVAWRASAKLSWMQKRLDENGFTTFWP, translated from the coding sequence ATGCTTAGAGAAATCCTTAAACGTATATTGACTGAATGGCCTAAAGCTACAACTGAGCCCTTTACAAATCATCCACTTGCTCACGCGATTCGTCAGGAACTTCGAGATGAAGTTATCTCAATTATTGATGAAAAATATCCAAATTATATTGTTTCTGGTAGTGCTGGAGCAGGGAATTGGGCAAATGTTCCTTGGCTTTCAATCCTGAATCCTGAAATTACTAAAACCACACAAGATGGAATTTATCCTGGGTATTTGTTTCGTCCTGATGGATTAGGTGTTTATTTATCAATTGGGCGCGGATCTACAAACCCACAAAAACTATATGGAAAAGTACAAGCTGATAAGCAAGCCGACTTGATCGTATCCAAAATCAGAGAAAAAATGCCAGAACTAAGCAAATGGGGTCAACAGCAAGTTGAACTAGGTGCAAGTACTTCACTGGGGAAATCTTATGAAAAGGCAAATATTGCTGCTCGTTTTTACAAGCTAAATTCCCTACCATCTAACGATGAACTTAAAGTTGATTTATTGGATTCTATGAAGTTTTACGATGAAATTGAACCCATCTGGCGAGCAGCACAAAACCATGATGAATTGAATTCATCAACTCTGGCACTTAAAAAAATTGGAACGCCAATCCCTAAGCCCTTTCTTCTCCTTGCGGGTATCTCCGGCACAGGTAAAACCCGTTTTGTGCGCGAACAAGCAGCCGTGCACCGTAATGGAAATTTGACCAATTACTGTCTGATTTCCGTGCGTCCAGACTGGCATGAGCCCTCAGACTTGCTGGGCTATGTGTCGCGCATCGGTTCAAATGGTTCAGCACGTTATGTGGTAACCGAGCTATTACGCTTCGTGGTACGTGCCTGGCTGGATGCGGTGGCCTTAGAGGATGCTTCTGATGCAAAGCTGCCGTGTATATCGCCGGAAGAGATGACGCCATATTGGTTGTGTCTGGATGAGATGAACCTGGCTCCGGTGGAGCAGTATTTTGCCGACTATTTGTCGGTGGTGGAAACGCGCAAGTGGGATGCAGGATGTTATACCTGTGATCCGCTGCTGAAGGGCGCGACAATTAAACAGTTAGATGATGACGGACGCAGCGCACTGCGCAAAGAATTGAATATAGAGGATCCGCAATATGACGGGCTGTGGGCATACTTCCTTGAGAAGGGCGTGCCGTTACCGCCCAATCTGATTGTCGCCGGTACGGTGAACATGGATGAGACCACGCACGGATTTTCGCGCAAGGTGATCGACCGCGCTTTTACTATCGATTTTGGCGTCTTCTATCCTAATGATTTTGCTGAGTTTTTTGACGAAGATAAAATCAGCCAGGCTAAAACACTGAGCTTTCCGCTGATATCAAAAGCCTCGCGGGCTGATTTGGCAGAGGTTGAGGCGGATAAAGGCGGTGAGAACAGCATTCAATTTCTGGCTGCGATCAATAAGGTATTAAGCGGTTCGCCGTTTGAGCTGGCCTATCGCGCGCTGAACGAGTTGCTGCTGGCGGTGGTGTGCTTTAACCCGAAAGATGATGCCGGGTTGTATGCGGTGTGGGATGATTTTTTGATGAGCAAGGTGTTGCCGCGTATTGATGGTGATGCGGAAAAATTAAATTCAAACGGCACGGTCAGTTTGCTCACGCGACTACAGGATGAAATCTCCACACAATTCAAAGATAAGAAAGCTGATCGACCTGATTTGCTGCGCGAAAAATCCGGTGGCGAGTGCACCGTGGCCTGGCGCGCATCTGCCAAGTTGTCTTGGATGCAAAAGCGTTTAGACGAAAATGGTTTTACGACATTCTGGCCGTAA